One window from the genome of Mauremys mutica isolate MM-2020 ecotype Southern chromosome 4, ASM2049712v1, whole genome shotgun sequence encodes:
- the SLC25A47 gene encoding solute carrier family 25 member 47, which yields MEFIAGAIGGGLSVAVGYPLDTVKVRIQTERSYNGIWHCIRETYKAEKAWGFYKGMSLSVSTVSLVSSFSFGAYRNFLYNICRLRYGTSDVKPSKVDISVAGCATGAVRVVLISPTETAKVRMQTQKQSHYSVTASPLSKPKYQGPVHCLRMIAKEEGFGGLYKGCSALLCRDCHSFATYFLTYNILCDWFTPAGKDKPDILTVLISGGSAGVFGWAVATPMDVMKSRMQVDNLGQRKYRGLIHCIRVSVKEEGIRVLFKGLGLNCIRAFPVNMVVFVTYEAVMRLAEDLMK from the exons ATGGAATTCATTGCTGGAGCCATTGGAg GTGGCTTAAGTGTTGCTGTGGGTTATCCACTGGATACAGTAAAG GTGAGAATTCAGACGGAGAGAAGCTATAATGGAATTTGGCACTGCATTCGAGAAACATACAAAGCAGAGAAA GCCTGGGGATTTTACAAAGGCATGTCACTGTCAGTTTCCACAGTGTCCCTTGTTTCTTCTTTTTCATTTGGGGCATACAGAAACTTCCTTTATAATATCTGCAGATTAAGATATGGCACTTCAGACGTGAAGCCATCAAAGGTGGATATTTCTGTTGCTGGATGTGCTACTGGTGCTGTTCGG GTGGTGCTAATCTCGCCTACCGAAACAGCTAAAGTTCGAATGCAAACTCAGAAGCAATCACATTACTCAGTTACAGCTTCTCCCCTCTCCAAGCCAAAGTATCAAGGACCTGTGCATTGTCTGAGGATGATAGCAAAGGAGGAAGGTTTTGGAGGTCTATACAAAGGTTGTTCTGCATTACTGTGCAGGGACTGCCACTCATTTGCAACGTATTTCCTAACCTATAATATCCTGTGTGATTGGTTTACTCCAGCTGGAAAAGATAAACCAG ACATACTGACTGTGCTTATTTCTGGTGGCTCTGCTGGTGTGTTTGGGTGGGCCGTAGCTACTCCTATGGATGTAATGAAATCGCGGATGCAAGTAGATAACTTGGGACAGCGCAAGTACAGAGGACTCATACATTGCATCCGAGTAAGTGTGAAAGAAGAAGGAATAAGAGTTCTTTTCAAAGGACTTGGATTAAACTGCATTCGTGCTTTTCCAGTGAACATGGTGGTGTTTGTAACATATGAAGCTGTAATGAGACTTGCAGAAGATCTTATGAAGTAA